The Paenibacillus sp. FSL W8-0426 region GCCGTCCCGAGACATTCACGAACAGTGCCTGCTCGTCCGCATCCGTTTTGAGCAGCTCGCCGCGAAAATCACGGATGTACGTATTGACCCAATGGGCTGCAGGAGCTCCAATGGGCAAAATGCGTTCTTTACCTGCACCCCCGCAACGAATAAAGCGCATATCCGTATGTATGTCCCGCACATCAAGCGCAATCAGCTCGGAGACGCGAATGCCCGTCGCATACAGAAGCTCCAGCATGGCCCTGTCGCGAACGCCCTGAGCCGAAGCCGTATCGGGCGCGGCAAGCAGCAGCTCAATCTCCCCCACGCTGAGCACCTGCGGCGGTGTCTTGTCGGCCTTTGGAGCCTCCACATCGAATGTCGGGTCCTGCATCAACGCTCCGCGCCGCATCAAAAAATGAAAATAGGAGCGCAGGGAAACGATACTGCGGGCAATGGTTGCATTGGCTCTGCCCGCCTGCTTCAGCTTGCCTATAAACAGAACCACATGGGTGCGGCGTACTTGATCCGCCTCCCGAATCCCGTATTCTTTGTCCGCAAATTCGATAAACTTGTCCACGTCCCGAAGATACGATTCCAATGTGCTGCTCGACATTCCCTTGTCTTCTTCAAGGTATAAAGCATAGGCGTGTATCGTCTGCTTCATGCACAACGCTCCTCATCTGACAGACTGCCCGAAGGGCAGCCTGCATCCGTAATTGCATCCCAGGTGTTCAAGTCGGCTATTCCCCATACCAATAGAACAAACGCAGACGCTCGGCAAACGCGGGACGCTCATCGCCAGGGCCTGGCCAAGCCGTTTCCTGAAATACTTTGATCGCGTTTCCCACAGGCGCCTGGTATTGATCCACAGGCGAAATCCAGCCATTGAACAAATCCAGAACATGATAGAACAGATAAACCAATGCTGCAAAAATCAGAATAAACCGAACAAAACGAAGCCCTTTCCGCACAGAAATAACCATGGGCAATCCCCTCCCGATTCGTTCCCTTCCTTTCCTGTATTCAGGGCGAGATGTTCCAGCACCTGCTTGTCTTGCTCAGGAAAGCGTTCAGAATCAGCCTATGCCGGGATTTGCCGAGATATGATATGAAAGCGCAAACCTTCCATACCCTGCGTGACCAAAAAAGCTCCCCCGTCAAAACCTCCGGTGAGAGCTTGAAGACACGCTATGTTATTCTTCATCTTTGGGCTTCTGGTCATTTTTAGCTTTGCAACGATAACAAATCCCGTGGAAATCCAGACGGTGGTCCACGACGGAAAAATTGAATTCCTGCTCCAGGCGCTCTTCAAGCGGTCCGAGCCAGTCTTCACGAATTTCATCCACACTTCCGCATTGAACGCAGATCAAGTGATGGTGATGATGCTTGGACGTATCTCCGCGCAGATCATAACGCGCTACACCGTCGCCGAAGTTGATTTTCTCTACAACATGCAGCTCACTCAGCAGTTCGAGGGTACGGTACACGGTTGCCAGACCGATTTCGGGAGCTTTTTCTTTAACAAGCATGAATACGTCTTCCGCGCTCAGATGATCTTCTTCATTCTCAAGAAGTACTCTGACGGTGGCTTCCCGCTGGGGCGTTAATTTATATCCTTGGGACTGTAGTTGCTGCTTGATTTTATCGATCCGTGCTTCCATTTTCTCCCTCCCCCTAGGAAATCACTGCACACTGCAACTTAACCCACTTCTTTCATTATAGGGGGAGTGCGTAATCAAAGTCAACAATTTACACATTGCTATCAAGCTAGACGGGCAGCAGCATCGGCGTGACCCAGCGCATCATTGCCGGGGTAACCCAGGTTTCGAAGGAAGCCACGCCCAGCAAAAGCCCGGCCATAACCAACGTCAAGAGAAGATAAGAGGCAAACGGCCGCTGCCCTGCAGGAGCTCGCTGCGCGAGCAGCCGGTTGCGAATGATGTAGATTGAAAAAGTCATTGCCGCAACGCTGCATACAAGCAAGATGGGGATGACGAACAAATTGTGGGGAGCAACGGATACAAGCGCGAACAGCAAGCCTTTCCATGAATACTGCCCCACCAGGTATCCCACCGTGAATCCGATCAGCACGCCCTTCATAAAATCGAGAACCAATATGCCGGGTAATCCGATGACGGACAGGCCCAAAATCCAGATCAATCCGATCCACTTCAGATGCAGCATCGCAATGTCCCAATAAGCTCCGGTCTCCCCTCCGGATGTGCCATGGTGAACCGTAACGAAAAAATTGCCCAAATACCCTTCGAGATCCTGACGCTGCTCCAGCGACAGTGCATTGACCATCAGGGCACCGAAAATGACACCAACCAGAAACAGGACGGCCACGAATACATAGAGCGAAGTTTGGCCTTTGAAACTGAAGTGAGAAGAACGCATACGAGCAAGGGTCTCCTTTCCGGTTACATGAACAACGTTCATCGATGTTTGGGAGCGGATGTTCCGTTCCAATTTTCCATGTAACCATACGTATGATAGAGACGCCCTTCGTATGACTTCTTGTCCTTTTCCCGATTAACGATCTTTGGACATGCCAGGCTCTTTTCCTTGCACGCTCACTTTGCCGTACGTGCCGCCGCCTCCTGAATCCAATTCCAGGCGACCTTCCCGCGCTGCCACGATCATGCCGGCCAAATGAGATCCTACCACCTGCGCCAGTTCCTCCTCGCTTGTGCGGTGCAATACATTCATCTCCGTACCAAAGTGCTCCAGTAACTGCTTCAACTTGGCCTTCCCCAAGCCGGGAATGAACTCCAACGGCACTTGGTAGCAGTAAGGGGGCCTGTAGGCCGGAACTTCAGGAACATTCCGATCCGCGATGGACAGTATCCGATCCAGCACGCCTTGGACCAGCTTGAGACTGCCGCAATAAGGACAGCGTTCTGCAGAGAGCTCCTGTTCGTCCATGATGCTGCCGCAGGCCGCACAATAGGTGCGGTGATATTTCCCAAGCCGCGGGTTCAGTCCATAATTCGCCCGGATTTTCCGGCCTTCCATACCCTTCAGGGCCAACCGAAATTCGTCGAACGAAGGCGAGGCAATGAGCAATTCATTGTACTCACGGCCGATTTTGCCAAGGGAGTGTGCATCCGAGTTGGTCAAAAAAGGAATAGGGTCCAGCTCCGTAATATGGCTGGCCATGGACGAATCGGAACTGAGCCCGAGCTCGACGGCGTCGATCATATCGGTATCGAGCACCTCGGCCATTCGCGCGGCCGTGCTGCCATAGATGCCTTTATGCGGCGTGAAGACGTGTGCCGGCACGATCAACCCGCCCCGGGCTCTGATCTCGGCCTGCATCTCCCGCGCGGGAACATAGATCCGCTGTGAGCTAAGGTTGACGTTTTTCATGTGACGAGCAATCCACGCCGTGAACGACTTCATCGTGGCCAGGTCCCGGAAATAAGCCAACATATGGAACTCACGCCTGTCCGGTTCCCGCAGCTCCAGTTCCGTCCCCAGCAAAATCGTCGTATCCCTGTACCCAATGCCTCCCCCCGCCAGTTCGGTCATGGTGCCTTTCTCCAGCAGCTGTTCGATGTCCAGCTGCACGACGGGGGCGTGGCAGTCGATGACCCCGAGCAGCCGGATCCCTTTGCGTCCGGAAGCTTCGCGGGCAATATTTTCAAACGTCAGGTCCCTGCTGCCGCTGATTTTGACCGCTTCCCCTCGGGAAGTCCGGCCGATATGGATGTGAAGGTCCGCGTAGGTAGGCTGCCAATCGTTTGCAGATGCCATGGAATTCCCCATGGTCAGAACCGCCCCGTGGCCCGGTACAGATCCCATGCATACACGGCCAGCATCGTTTTGGCGTCGCTGATCCGGTTTTGGTCCATTAACGCATAAGCCTCATCCAACGTGATTTCGGACACTTCCAGAAATTCGTCTTCGTCCGGCTCCATCTCGCCTACTTCCAGGTCCTCGGCCAGATAAAGATGGATGATTTCGTCCGCAAAACCGGGGGAAGTGTAGAAGGAACGCAGATGGCGCAGCGATTTGGCCGCATATCCGGTTTCTTCGCGCAGTTCGCGTGCCGCTGCCACTTCCGGCGCTTCGCCCGGATCCAGCTTTCCAGCGGGAATTTCCACTTCCGTCCGGCCCAGTGCTTGCCGGTACTGGTCGACGACCAGCATTTTATCGCCCCTCAAAGCGAGAACGGCGACGGCTCCGGGATGGCGAACGACTTCCCGGGTCGCCCTCTGACCGTTAGGCAGTTCCACCGTGTCGATTTGGAGGGAGATCACTCTCCCCTCGAACATCTGCTCCGTGGAGATCGTTTTTTCATCCAGCTTCGGGTTGGACGATTTGGCGGAAATATTCGCTTGCGACGTGTTTGCGTTGTTCATGACTTAGTTCAGCTCCGTTCTACGAGTTTGAATTTCAACGTATTCGTGCGGTATAAACCTTCCTGTTTTGGCATATGGTGATTTTATACCACACCCGGTCATAAAGATAACCAATCAGGGGGACAACCGATGAACAGTTATTACACCAAACAATCCGTGCATTTGGTAGGACAGGCCCGGCAAGTAAAACTGATCCTTAAACAGTGGCTTAACGAATGGGGACCGGATGCCCGTGTTGCAGACCTGATCGCAGGGCGGAAATAACGCCCCTTTATTTCAGTATTTCAGCATGGCGGCCGATTCAATCCAACCCTGTTGCATGTTCAATCGCTTGTTTGCGTTTTTGCAAAAAGTCCGAATCGGCTTGCGCCGGATTCGGACTTTATTCAACTTGTGGAGCGCACCTGGTTTCAGCCAAGCCGCTTCCGGTTGACGGTGGCATGCCATGCATAATGCCGAATCCACGCTATTGCTTAACCGGAGGCTGCTGCAATCATTTCCGGACGGCAGCCGTTTCCTGCACGATGGCCACGACGACTTCCGCCAGCTTGGCGAGATCCTCGGCCCGAATGCGCTCATTGGTTGTATGAATTTCTTCGTAACCTACGGCCAAGTTCACCGTCGGAATGTTAAAGCCGTTGAAGATGTTGGCATCGCTGCCGCCGCCGGACATAAACGTCGACGTCTCCAGCCCAAGGCCGCGAATGGCTCGCTGTGCAAGCTGCACCACCTCATGATCATCCTGGAATCCAAATGCAGGATACAATATTTCGCTGTGGAATTCGGCTCTGGCACCAAATTTGTCGCAGGTTGTTTCGAGCGCTTCCCGCATCTTTGCAACTTGCTGCTCTACTTTCTCCTGAACGATGCTGCGTGCTTCCGCTTCGATTTGCACGAAATCGCAGACGACGTTCAGCGCCGAACCGCCTTGGAATTTGCCGATGTTCGCCGTTGTTTCATCGTCGATCCGGCCAAGCTTCATCGCCGCAATCGCTTTGGCTGCCACTTGAATGGCACTGATGCCATCTTCGGGGTTCACCCCGGCGTGTGCGGATTTGCCGTAAATATTCATCTGAATCTCGGCCCGGGCCGGTGCAGCAACGCAGATTGTGCCTACAGCGCCGTTCGAATCGAGTGCATAACCGAACTCGGCATCGATATCCTGCGGGTTCATTGCGCGCGCCCCAACCAGGCCGGATTCTTCTCCGACCGTGATGACAAACTGGATTTTGCCGTGTGGAAGGTTGTTCTCCTGAATGACGCGGATCGCTTCGAACAGGGCGGCAATGCCCGCTTTGTCGTCCGCGCCCAGGATCGTCGTTCCATCGCTGCGAATCCAGCCATCCTCTCCCAGTATAGGCGTAATGCCCGTACCCGGCGTCACCGTGTCCATATGGCATGTAAAGAAAATTGCAGGAGCATCCGATGCTCCCTCAGCTTCCCAAGTGACGACCAAATTTCCCGCTCCATGACCGGTTTTGGCCGTCGTATCGTCTTCATAAACGCGAAGTCCCAAACGGGCGAACTGCTCTTTCAGGACGGTTGAGATATTTTGCTCGTGTTTCGTTTCGCTATCGATTTGCACCAGTTCCATGAACTGCTCGACAATCCGCTGTTGCTTGATCATAAGGCTTTTCTCTCCTTTAATGATAGGGTACAATACATATATTGTGGGCGTTTTCTTACGGGTCCGGCATAACTATTTGATGAAAGGAGTCCTCGCATCATGCAAAATAAAAAATGGTTTCGCATCTTCATTTACATCATGTTGATCGCGATGGTGGGGTCCACTTTGTTTATCGCGCTCGAACCGTTGTTTTACGGATAATCCCCTAGCCCTTGCACCATTTTGAATCATTAGCGGTGAAGGGCTTCTTTTTCGTCTACCCAACGGATGTCATAAGAAAAATGCCGGCTGAAATAGGAGACGATCTCCTTGGCAACCAACTCCACGGAAAAGGCTCTGCCCGTAATATCTTCCAACGACGTCACTCCGTATTGCTGGATGCCGCAAGGAACAATTCCCTGGAAACCTTCATTCTGGATCCCCGATGCGATGTTGAAAGCAAACCCGTGACTCGTCACGAAGCCGCGCCGACGCTTGCAGCGATTGAATTTGACGCCGATGGCGGCAATTTTCAAATCCCCGATCCATACACCCGTGTAGCCTTCCTTGCGTCCGGCCTCGATCCCCTGATCGGCCAGATAATCGATAATGACCTGTTCAAGCTTACGCAAATACCCGTGCAGGTCAAGGTCCTCGTCGCGGCCGAGAACAATCAGCGGATAACCCACAAGCTGTCCGGGCCCATGATAGGTGATATCTCCGCCACGATCAATCTGAAACAATGAAATGCCCTGCTCCCGAAGCTGCTCTTGACTGAGAAGCAGGTGCTCGGGATGATTTTGCGAACCGATCGTATACGTCGGTGGATGCTGAAGCAGCAGCAACCGCTCGTTCCCTTCTCCCTCATCCAACTGCTGTACAATTGATTTTTGACTGTTCCAGGCTTCTTCATATTCAAGCATCGGTATGTATGCAACATCCAGCGGCTTATGCATGATATCTCCTCACCCTTCTGCTTCATTATTGATGTGCTGACGGATCAACCAAACGACAAACAACGGGAAAAGTGCACGGCCTCCGGCACATACACTTTCCCATAACCCTGCTATTCTGTTAATACACTGTCGTTTCCATGTTATAACCTTCCAGATTCTCCTTGACGCGCTGCAGGAATCTTCCGCAGATGACGCCGTCCAAAATCCGATGATCCAACGAGAGGCACAGGTTGGCCATCGAACGAACCGCGATCATATCGTTGATCACCACAGGTTTCTTGACGATGGATTCAAATGTCAGAATGGCTGCCTGCGGATAATTGATGATCGGCTGGGAAAGGATCGAACCGAACGAGCCGGTGTTGTTGACCGTGAACGTTCCTCCCTGCATATCGTCCAGCTTCAGCTTGCCTTCACGGGTTTTGCGCGCCAAATCATCGATTTCCCGGGCCAGTCCCGCAATATTCCGCTGATCGGCATGTTTAATGACAGGTGTCAGCACCGAATCCTCCGTACCTACCGCCATGGACAGGTTAATGTCCCGTTTCACGATGATTTTGTCCACGGCCCACACCGAGTTCATGATCGGATAGTCCTTGATCGCGTTGACGACGCCTTTCATCATGAAGGACAGATACGTCAGGTTAATGCCTTCCTTGCGCTTGAATTCATCCTTCAGCTTGTTGCGCAGCAAGACCAGATTGGTTACGTCGACCTCGATCATCGTCCATGCATGCGGAATTTCGGATACGCTTTGACGCATATTGCGGGCAATGGCGTTGCGGACAGGCGTCACGTCGATAAAGTACTCGGAACGTCCTTGTCCGCCGCCTTCCACCTCGATTTGCGGGATTTTCGGGCTTTCCGTCAAATGAATGCCTGAATGTCTGACGGGCACACCCGCGTCAGCCACCGGAATTCCTTCGCGCGTTGAGGCAGCGGAAGGCTCCACCGGCCCGCGGTTGATGCCGCTGAACGGAGATGCTGCTGACTCCGTCGCATGCGCCGCTGCTTCAGGAGCGGCGACCTGCTGAACGGGGGGCGAAGATGCAGCTCCGCCCTGCGCGACGTAGGACAGAACATCTTTGCGCGTAATGCGCCCCCCCATGCCTGTTCCGTGAATATGCTGCAGATTCACGCCATGTTCTGCAGCCAATGTTTGAACTGCCGGCGAGTAACGTCCGCGCATTGGCTGGTCGGGATCATGAGCAGGCACCCCGGCATTAACGACAGTTCGGGCGTCCGTTCCCGTTTGCGATGCCGATCCCGCCGCAGCAGAAGACGGCTGGCGGTTCTCGGTAATTTGCTCCGCTGCCTCTTCCCCGGAAACAGCGACCTGCATATGGCAGATCGCTTCGCCAACGGCAATCGTAGCGCCTTCCTCAGCGAGGTGATCGCCCATGATTCCATCCACGGTGGACGGAATCTCGGCATTCACTTTATCGGTAATCACTTCACAGATCGGCTCGTACTGCTCGACCGCATCGCCCGGTTTTTTCAACCATTTTGCAATCGTCGCCGATACCAGCGATTCCGCCAGCTGCGGCATAATGACCTCGATCCATTTCATGCGTTCAGCCATTTCGATATCACTCCTAACTTTGCTTGTATCTAAGCCGTTGCCATCACGTTACGCACGCCGTAACGGGGCAACATCGGGATTGAATGTATATCAATCCTTCCTCTCTTGTAACCGTCCCCGAACATATAGGCAAAGCAATCAATACTGTGCCAATGCACGCATCGCTTCCTTAGCCTTGTCTTTGCTCAGCATGTAGAACTTTTCCAGCGTCGGGCTGATCGGCATCGCCGGCACGTCCGGACCGCAAAGGCGTTGAATTGGCGCGTCCAGATCGAACAAGCATTCCTCGCTGATGATGGCCGCAACCTCTGCTCCCACCCCACCGGTTTTGTTGTCTTCATGCACGATGAGCACTTTGCCCGTCAAACGAGCGGAAGCAATGATCGCATCGCGGTCGAGGGGCTGCAGCGTGCGCAGGTCGAGAACGTGCGCGGTAATGCCCTCTTCACGCTCAAGCTCTTCAGCAGCCTGCATTACGAAATGCAGCGGCTGGCTGTACCCGATGACGGTAATGTCGGCGCCTTCGCGCAGCACGTTCGCTTTGCCGATCGGCACGATGTAATCGTCGTCAGGCACATCTTCCTTGATCAGCTTGTAACATTTTTTGTTCTCGAAAAACAGGACGGGATCCGGATCGCGTACAGCCGCCTTCAGCAGGCCCTTGGCGTCATATGCCGAGTACGGCGCAACGATTTTCAAGCCCGGTGTGCCAAAAAAGATCGATTCCGGACATTGGGAGTGGTAAAGGCCGCCAAAGATACCGCCGCCGATCGGCGCACGGATCACGACCGGACAGCTCCAATCGTTGTTGGAACGGTATCGGATTTTGGCCGCTTCGCTGATGATCTGGTTGGTTGCCGGAAGCATGAAGTCCGAATATTGCATTTCCGCAATCGGCTTCATGCCGTACATGGCAGCCCCGATCGCTACGCCTGCAATCGCCGATTCGGAGAGAGGCGTGTCCATGACGCGCATTTCGCCGAACTGGTCCTGCAATCCTTTGGTCGTGGTAAATACCCCGCCTTTGACGCCAACGTCCTCGCCAAGCACAAACACGTTCTCGTCGCGTTCCATCTCTTCCTTCATTGCCAGACGGATCGCATCAATGTATTCCATCATCGCCATGATTACCGTCCCCCTTCGTTGCTTTCTGCATATACATGCGTCAGCGTATCTTCAGGCTTCGGATATGGCGCGTTGTCCGCGTATTCGGTCGCCTCTTTCAATTCCAGCGCGAGCTGGGATGCCAAATCCGCATCCTGGGCTTCATCCCAAATGCCGCATTCGAACAAATAATTTCTCATGCGAAGGACTCCGTCCTTTTTCCAGTTCTCTTCCACTTCTTCCTTGGTGCGGTATGCAAGGTCATTATCCGAGGTAGAGTGCGGCGACAGACGGTACATCATCGCTTCGATCAGAGTCGGACCTTCGCCGGCAATGGCACGTTTGCGCGCTTCCTTCACCGCCGCGTATACCTCAAGCGCATCGTTTCCGTCCACACGCAGCCCCGGGAATCCATAACCAAGTGCACGATCGGATACTTTGCCGCTCAGCTGTTTGTGCACAGGCACCGAGATGGCGTACTGGTTGTTCTCGCACATGATAATGACAGGCAGCTTGTGCACGCCCGCAAAATTCGCGCCTTCATGAAAATCTCCCTGATTGCTGGATCCTTCCCCGAACGTCACGAATGAAACGAACTCTTTTTTTTGCATCTTGGCGGCAAGGGCGATGCCCACCGCATGGGGAACCTGCGTCGTTACCGGGCTGGAGCCCGTTACGATGCGCAGCTTTTTGTGGCCGAAATGGCCCGGCATCTGCCGTCCGCCGCTGTTCGGATCTTCCGCTTTGGCAAACGCGGACAGCATCAGTTCGCGCGGAGTCATGCCTACGGCCAATACGAAGCCGTAATCCCGGTAATATGGTAAGTAATAATCGTGATCGCGGTCCAGGCCAAATGCTGCGCCTACTTGCGCCGCCTCCTGACCGATCCCTGATACGTGAAAGTTGATTTTGCCGGCTCGCTGCAGCAGCAAGCATCGTTCGTCAAACTTGCGTGCAAGCAGCATCGTTCTGTACATATCCAACACTTCTCCGTCGCTAAGCCCCAGCTCAATGTGCCGATGGACTGCTCCTGCAGTACCTTGTGAACTCATTATGAGGTACCTCCTTTAAATTCAGAGCCTGAGGAGCCGCGAAGAAATGCTTAATGTACTTTATTTCGTCGCGGTCCCCCTGCCAGTCTTACAACCCGATCTTATAACCTGGTACTAAGACTTGGCTTAAGCCTATTATAATCCCTTTTACCCAAAAAAGGAAAGGTCCTTTCTATCGAGGCTCTTCAGCCTACATGCCGATCGCTTTTCCGTCCACCGCCAGCATCGCTTCGCCCATGATTTCCGACAAGCTTGGATGCGGATGGATCGTCTGCCCGACTTCCCATGGCGTAGCATCCAGCATCTGGGCGAGCGAAGCCTCGGCAATAAGTTCCGTCACATGGGTGCCAATCATATGTACGCCCAAAATATCGTTCGTTTCCGCATCCGCGATCACCTTTACAAATCCATCGCGGCTGCCATGGACCAGCGATTTGCCGATGGCTTGAAACGGAAACTTGCCAGTTTTGACGCTGTGGCCGCGTTCCTTCGCTTCGCGTTCGGTAAATCCGATGCTCGCCGCCTCCGGACGAGTGTATACGCAGCGCGGAATACGATGGGATTCTACGGCGTGTACCGTTTCGCCGGCGAGATGGTTAGCGGCCAGGATGCCCTCATGGCTGGCTGCATGCGCCAGCTGCAAACCACCGATCACGTCGCCGATCGCGTAGATATGCCCTTCCCCTGTCTGCAGGTTTTTGTTCACGGCAATGAAGCCGCGCTCAAGCTTGACATCCGTATTTTCGAGGCCGATGTTCTCCACGTTGGGCTGACGGCCAACGGATACAAGCATCTTGTCCGCGCTCAGCGCCTCGCGTTTATCGCCGGATAACTCCACTTCGATTTGAATGCCGTCCTGACCGGACTTGTACGTTTCCGTCAGCACCTTCGCTTTCGTCAGGAAACGAACCCCGCGTTTGCCGAGCAGACGCTGCATTTCCTTCGCGATATCTTCGTCTTCTGCCGGAAGCACATGCGAAGCCGCTTCAACGACCGTCACCTGCACGCCGAAATCGTTCAGCATGGAAGCCCACTCCAGTCCGATGACTCCACCGCCGACGATGATCAGCGAAGCTGGAAGCTCGTCCATGCGGAGCGCCTCGTCGCTGCTCATAATGTATCGTCCGTCGGGTTCCAATCCGGGAATAACGCGCGGCCGTGAGCCTGTGGCGATGATCAGGTTTGTCGGCACAACCGTGTCCATCTCGCCATCTTCGAATTCGATGGCCACCGCTCCGCTTTGAGGCGAGAAGATCGACGGACCAATGACGCGCCCGTTCGCATGTACGACCTCAATCTTGTTTTTTTTCATCAAATATTGAACGCCCTGGTGCAGCTGCTCCACGATGGCATCCTTCCGGGCCTGCACCTTCGGAAACACCAGCGTTGCGCCCGTCGTCTCAATTCCGTATGTCTCGCTTTCCTGAATTTCCGCGTAGACTTCCGCGCTTCTCAGCAGCGCTTTGCTTGGGATGCATCCCCGGTGAAGGCATGTTCCTCCCAGCCTGTCCTTCTCGATAATGACAACCTTTTTTCCCAGCTGGGCGGCACGAATGGCGGCAACGTAGCCTCCGGTTCCTCCCCCAAGAATGGCAACATCGCAATGAATTGGCATCTCATCTTTTCCCCTTTGTCAACGTTTTACGCTATCCTTGGTTCCATTGTACTCTCCCAAAGCAGCGAACTCAAAATTTCGCGCCGTCTATGCATAGACAGCTTAAGTAAACCAAGCTATGATGAAAACAGGCATATCTTGTAAACACAACCTATTTTGCTCCATTTCTAACGGTCGGGAGGTTATGGTGATCCACACAAAATTGGTTTTTGCCCGTTTCTTGGCCATTCTCGTTCTGGTCGTCCCCGGCCTGATGGCGATGAAAGGCTTTCTGATGATGAAGGACGCTTTGTTTCTGTATTACGCCGATCATGGGAACGATCAGGTTTCCCCCGCGTTTGACTGGCTTTCCTTTGGCGGCGGGCTGCTCCTGTTCGGAGCAGGCATGAGCTTTCTGGGGGGCTGGATTTTGTTTAGGGATCGCAAACGAAACTATGTAGGTCCGCGTTTTCGTTCGAAAACAGCTCATCCGGGCCCGGAAAAACAGCGGCATTCCACATGAATCACCCGGCTGGGCATCGCAAGCCTTTAACGTTTGCCCAAGCTCAGTTATAATCCTTATTGAATCGATATGTGCGCGTGGAACGAACCTGAAAATAATGATTGCCTGCATTCGGAAACGGCAAGTAACCCGGAGTGATCCCCGGGTTATTCGTATAATGCGTCCCGCAGCTTGGACGACATGCGCGATTCTTTCGAGGAAGCTTTCAGCATCGTGCGGCGCAGCGTTTGGTTGCTGGCCTGCAACCGCCGGGCTTCGGCAAACAGATCGGCGACAAGCTCCCTCGTCCGTTCATCCAGATCAACTTCCTGCACCAGTTGTTCATATTTCTCCTCCAGGGCATGTAAAGAATCGTTCATCGGTACCCTTCATCTCCTTTGGACTCCAGAATCATCAACTGCCGTGACCAGCAGCTTACCATTCCATATAGTAACACAAAGAAGTAATGATAGTGCTGGCCTAGACCCAAGTTTTTGTGGTACTCTGTAATGGTCGCTTTTTTTGAGCAGGTAGCTAATAGATAGGTGAGAGGAGCAGCAGCAACGTGCAAACAGGACGTATTACCGTTATTACAGGGCCCATGTTCAGCGAAAAATCCGGTGAGCTTATTCGCCGTTGTCAGAAATGGATCCAGTTCGGCCGCAAAACGGTCGTGGCTTACAAACCCGCTGAAGACAATCGCTTTGCGCAAGACGAAATCGTAAGCCGGATCGGTTACCGATTGCCGGCCCATTCCATTCCCCGTCAATTGACGCCCGAGATCGTTGAGCAAATTATTGCCCAAACGAAGGACGCCGACGTCGTCGCCTTTGATGAGGTTCAATTTTTTAGCAGCGCCATTATGGAGCTTGTCTCCGAGCTTGCCTACTGCGGCAAACATGTCATCGTGGACGGACTTAACATGGATTACCGCGGCAAGGAGTTCGGTTATATCGGCGGTTTGTTGGCCATGGCGGATG contains the following coding sequences:
- the lipB gene encoding lipoyl(octanoyl) transferase LipB; this translates as MHKPLDVAYIPMLEYEEAWNSQKSIVQQLDEGEGNERLLLLQHPPTYTIGSQNHPEHLLLSQEQLREQGISLFQIDRGGDITYHGPGQLVGYPLIVLGRDEDLDLHGYLRKLEQVIIDYLADQGIEAGRKEGYTGVWIGDLKIAAIGVKFNRCKRRRGFVTSHGFAFNIASGIQNEGFQGIVPCGIQQYGVTSLEDITGRAFSVELVAKEIVSYFSRHFSYDIRWVDEKEALHR
- a CDS encoding dihydrolipoamide acetyltransferase family protein, with translation MAERMKWIEVIMPQLAESLVSATIAKWLKKPGDAVEQYEPICEVITDKVNAEIPSTVDGIMGDHLAEEGATIAVGEAICHMQVAVSGEEAAEQITENRQPSSAAAGSASQTGTDARTVVNAGVPAHDPDQPMRGRYSPAVQTLAAEHGVNLQHIHGTGMGGRITRKDVLSYVAQGGAASSPPVQQVAAPEAAAHATESAASPFSGINRGPVEPSAASTREGIPVADAGVPVRHSGIHLTESPKIPQIEVEGGGQGRSEYFIDVTPVRNAIARNMRQSVSEIPHAWTMIEVDVTNLVLLRNKLKDEFKRKEGINLTYLSFMMKGVVNAIKDYPIMNSVWAVDKIIVKRDINLSMAVGTEDSVLTPVIKHADQRNIAGLAREIDDLARKTREGKLKLDDMQGGTFTVNNTGSFGSILSQPIINYPQAAILTFESIVKKPVVINDMIAVRSMANLCLSLDHRILDGVICGRFLQRVKENLEGYNMETTVY
- a CDS encoding alpha-ketoacid dehydrogenase subunit beta, which encodes MAMMEYIDAIRLAMKEEMERDENVFVLGEDVGVKGGVFTTTKGLQDQFGEMRVMDTPLSESAIAGVAIGAAMYGMKPIAEMQYSDFMLPATNQIISEAAKIRYRSNNDWSCPVVIRAPIGGGIFGGLYHSQCPESIFFGTPGLKIVAPYSAYDAKGLLKAAVRDPDPVLFFENKKCYKLIKEDVPDDDYIVPIGKANVLREGADITVIGYSQPLHFVMQAAEELEREEGITAHVLDLRTLQPLDRDAIIASARLTGKVLIVHEDNKTGGVGAEVAAIISEECLFDLDAPIQRLCGPDVPAMPISPTLEKFYMLSKDKAKEAMRALAQY
- a CDS encoding thiamine pyrophosphate-dependent dehydrogenase E1 component subunit alpha, whose protein sequence is MSSQGTAGAVHRHIELGLSDGEVLDMYRTMLLARKFDERCLLLQRAGKINFHVSGIGQEAAQVGAAFGLDRDHDYYLPYYRDYGFVLAVGMTPRELMLSAFAKAEDPNSGGRQMPGHFGHKKLRIVTGSSPVTTQVPHAVGIALAAKMQKKEFVSFVTFGEGSSNQGDFHEGANFAGVHKLPVIIMCENNQYAISVPVHKQLSGKVSDRALGYGFPGLRVDGNDALEVYAAVKEARKRAIAGEGPTLIEAMMYRLSPHSTSDNDLAYRTKEEVEENWKKDGVLRMRNYLFECGIWDEAQDADLASQLALELKEATEYADNAPYPKPEDTLTHVYAESNEGGR
- the lpdA gene encoding dihydrolipoyl dehydrogenase, giving the protein MPIHCDVAILGGGTGGYVAAIRAAQLGKKVVIIEKDRLGGTCLHRGCIPSKALLRSAEVYAEIQESETYGIETTGATLVFPKVQARKDAIVEQLHQGVQYLMKKNKIEVVHANGRVIGPSIFSPQSGAVAIEFEDGEMDTVVPTNLIIATGSRPRVIPGLEPDGRYIMSSDEALRMDELPASLIIVGGGVIGLEWASMLNDFGVQVTVVEAASHVLPAEDEDIAKEMQRLLGKRGVRFLTKAKVLTETYKSGQDGIQIEVELSGDKREALSADKMLVSVGRQPNVENIGLENTDVKLERGFIAVNKNLQTGEGHIYAIGDVIGGLQLAHAASHEGILAANHLAGETVHAVESHRIPRCVYTRPEAASIGFTEREAKERGHSVKTGKFPFQAIGKSLVHGSRDGFVKVIADAETNDILGVHMIGTHVTELIAEASLAQMLDATPWEVGQTIHPHPSLSEIMGEAMLAVDGKAIGM
- a CDS encoding DUF2627 domain-containing protein — translated: MVIHTKLVFARFLAILVLVVPGLMAMKGFLMMKDALFLYYADHGNDQVSPAFDWLSFGGGLLLFGAGMSFLGGWILFRDRKRNYVGPRFRSKTAHPGPEKQRHST